A genomic segment from Perca flavescens isolate YP-PL-M2 chromosome 13, PFLA_1.0, whole genome shotgun sequence encodes:
- the LOC114566912 gene encoding CXADR-like membrane protein, protein MLNPAVKPSKPRCWMEGKLLEGGDVKMSCKSADGSDPIHYKWERLLDKGKYAGKLPPLALIDLKNPEIVTLRNLTKDSTGVYKCSASNDVGEQSCTVEVKIHYVRSMGVVAGAVVGVSFGVLLIILIIWLVFRKKEMKKYEEEETPNEIREDAEAPKAKLVKPNSLSSSRSGSSRSGTSSTQSMVHNMGLRGPRPCVPAVAALKENGQASSFPQSTPGYNQTVPKTPEPRSAPTSTSTSNCKPSPPPKLSPGNLNRMGATPVMIPAQTKAFQTV, encoded by the exons ATGTTGAACCCTGCtg TAAAGCCATCCAAGCCGCGGTGCTGGATGGAGGGCAAACTGTTGGAGGGCGGGGATGTTAAGATGAGCTGCAAGTCTGCTGATGGCTCTGATCCCATCCACTACAAATGGGAGAGGCTACTGGACAAGGGCAAGTATGCTGGCAAGCTGCCTCCATTGGCCCTGATAG ATTTGAAAAACCCAGAGATTGTGACGTTAAGGAACTTGACCAAGGACAGCACCGGAGTCTACAAATGCTCAGCCAGCAACGATGTGGGAGAACAGAGCTGTACCGTGGAGGTCAAGATACACT atgtaaGGAGCATGGGTGTGGTAGCAGGGGCCGTGGTTGGCGTGTCCTTCGGAGTCCTCCTTATCATCCTTATCATCTGGTTGGTGTTCCGCAAAAAGGAGATGAAGAAATATGAAGAAGAAGAGACTCCAAATGAAATCAG GGAGGATGCAGAGGCTCCCAAAGCCAAACTGGTGAAGCCCAACTCCCTGTCGTCGTCCCGCTCTGGCAGCTCTCGCTCAGGCACCTCCTCCACTCAGTCCATGGTGCACAACATGGGGCTCCGAGGCCCACGACCATGTGTTCCTGCTGTGGCAGCCCTCAAGGAAAACGGCCAAGcttcctccttccctcagtcTACACCTGGCTACAATCAGACCGTTCCCAAGACTCCTGAACCACGCTCAGCACCAACCTCCACGTCTACCTCCAACTGCAAGCCCAGCCCTCCCCCTAAGCTGAGTCCTGGAAACCTGAACCGCATGGGGGCCACACCTGTCATGATCCCTGCCCAAACCAAGGCCTTCCAGACAGTGTAG
- the LOC114566913 gene encoding CXADR-like membrane protein codes for MPAAPLLTLFLVLLGVLTTCAQTEMKRVVGDNATLPCHHQFWVGDDPTLDIEWLLLKPTNRQRVVITYFAGRVFDPNEAERSRVAFAGEFLKGDASLLITDLSLTDSGEYSCKVKTGAQYHWSTISLIVLVY; via the exons TTCTGCTGGGTGTTCTGACGACATGCGCCCAGACGGAGATGAAGAGGGTTGTTGGAGACAATGCCACGCTGCCCTGCCACCATCAGTTCTGGGTGGGTGATGACCCCACTCTTGACATTGAGTGGCTGCTTCTCAAGccaacaaacagacagagagtg GTGATCACCTACTTTGCTGGACGGGTTTTTGACCCCAATGAAGCAGAGCGTAGCCGTGTAGCCTTTGCTGGAGAGTTCTTAAAAGGTGACGCCTCTCTGCTGATCACTGACTTGTCTCTAACAGACTCAGGAGAGTACAGCTGCAAAGTCAAGACTGGTGCACAATACCATTGGAGCACCATCAGCCTCATAGTGCTGG TCTACTGA